The following coding sequences are from one Octopus bimaculoides isolate UCB-OBI-ISO-001 chromosome 3, ASM119413v2, whole genome shotgun sequence window:
- the LOC106879861 gene encoding zinc finger BED domain-containing protein 5 — protein MNFAPFPNLNTFLDEDGLRVDADILDMIKQHVLNLHAEIQRYFPDLQNFEKVHHFITNPFAISVVDLLSEDDVIQGQFINLLNDGGAKNTFRNMCCSEFWTEIMQFYPDVAKLALKIIVPFAKMYECEIVLQLYLN, from the coding sequence ATGAATTTTGCACCATTTCCAAACCTCAATACTTTCCTTGATGAAGATGGCCTTCGAGTTGATGCTGACATCCTTGACATGATAAAACAGCATGTCTTAAATCTTCACGCTGAAATTCAAAGATACTTTCCCGACCTACAAAACTTTGAAAAAGTTCATCATTTCATCACCAATCCCTTTGCAATCTCTGTTGTTGACCTTCTGTCAGAAGATGACGTCATTCAGGGACAGTTTATCAATTTGCTGAATGATGGAGGTGCTAAAAACACCTTCCGTAACATGTGTTGCAGTGAATTCTGGACTGAAATAATGCAGTTCTATCCAGATGTAGCCAAATTGGCCCTCAAAATCATTGTTCCATTTGCAAAAATGTACGAATGTGAGATAGTTTTGCAACTTTACTTGAATTAA